ATGTTGTAGCCGAAGGATTGAAAAAAGGTGTTTTTTTCAAAAAAGAAGATGGCAGTGTTTGGATTGATTTAACTGATGATGGATTAGATGAAAAAATTGTACTTCGTTCAGATGGTACTGCGGTTTATATGACCCAAGATATTGGTACTGCCATACAACGTGTAAAAGACCACCCAGATGTTAACGGAATGGTTTACACGGTAGGGAATGAGCAAGATTACCACTTTAAAGTATTGTTCTTAATTCTACAGAAACTCGGTTTCTCTTGGTCTAAAAAACTACATCATCTTAGTTACGGGATGGTAGATTTACCTAGCGGAAAAATGAAAAGTAGAGAAGGTACTGTTGTTGATGCCGATGATCTTATGGCTGATATGACACAAACTGCTGCAAACATTTCTAAGGAACTAGGTAAGCTAGAAGATTACGACGAAAAAGAAAAGCAGGCACTGTATCAAATGATTGGCTTGGGTGCTTTAAAATATTATATTTTAAAAGTGGATCCTAAAAAACGTATTCTCTTTGATCCTGAAGAATCTGTAGATTTTCAAGGAAATACGGGTCCGTTTATTCAATATACCTACGCACGTATTCAGTCTATCTTAAGAAAGGCGGAAAGTATGGGTATAGATATTTCTAAAGATGCCAAGGTCACGGAATTACATGCGAAAGAAAAGGAATTGATCAAGCAACTGCAGTTGTTCCCAGAAACTATTCAATTGGCTGCGGATAATTATAGTCCAGCATTGATTGCAAATTATACTTATGATTTGGTGAAGGAATTTAATTCGTTCTACCAACAGGTTTCTATACTTGGCGAGTCTGACGATGAGAAGAAAGTTCTACGTGTGCAGTTGTCCAAGAAAGTAGCTGAGGTTATACAAGATGCCTTCAAGTTATTGGGTGTTGAAGTGCCTGAACGTATGTAAATCTAAAAATTGATTCGTACGCTGGCATTGGGCGTAATACCTAATGATAAGCGTTCAATAGTTTCAATGGTATTATCATTTTGCAACCTGTAATAGGTGTTTAATGTGTTGCGTCTATTGGTGAAATTCAATACTGATACGCCAAAAATAGCGTTCATGGTATCACCCATTTTCAGCGTGTAATTTGCTGATGCATCCGCCCTAAAATATTCTGGTAGTCTACTGCTATTTGGATCCTCGTAATTTATTTCAGTGGGGAAAACAGTTTCATTTATAGGCTCATTTTCATCTGGTCGTGTAAAAGGTTTTCCAGATTTGTAATTTATACCCATTCCTATTTTAAGGTCTCCAAGGGTATAGTTTCCTGCAAGGGTAATAGCATGTCTGACATCTAAGTTGTTCGGAAATGTAGATGGTTCTAAAACATCAAACGTATAATCGTTTTTGTTGAAGGTGTAGCTCAACCAAGCGCTATAGTCGTTATTCTTCGTGTTGATTAAAAATTCGGCTCCCTTAACTGCGTACGAGCCAATCTCACCATCAAATTGATTCTGATTTTGGAACCCTTGGGTGTATACATTAATACCATTTACTTCTTTGTAAAAAGCATCTATGCCTACATATAATCTATTGGTATCAAAATTAAAGCCAAAAGATCCCTGCTTACTTTTTGTAATAGGTAGGGCATCGCCATCAGAAAGTATCCATCGTCTTTTTTCAATGCCTAGAAAGTTCTGTTCTAAATCGATAATCTGATTGGTAACCTGACTTTTATATTCCCCCAATACCTCTACTTTAAAATTAGAAAGCAGCTCATAGCTAATATTTATACGAGGTTCAAAGATGTATTCTTGAAACGTATCTAGATTTTCTATATAGTTCACACGACCACCAATAAATCCATTTAATTTCTCATCTTCTGAGCTATAGGCAATTTCGCTGAATAACCCGTGTTTACGAATTACGCCTTTTATATTACTTGTAAATGGTGGCTGATTAACATTGGTGGTGTTTTCAATTCCTGTTTCTGTAAATTCATAACCGTTCATCCAAACCAAGTTTTCTCTTAATTTGTAATTGGTAGTTAATTTGATATTAGATTCTTTTACAAGGTTGTTTTGTTCTAACTGCTGAGCATCATTGTTAGATATGGATAGGGCATCCAAATCGTATTGCGTGTAATAGAAGCTAAGTTGAGATGAAAAATAATCTGTCCATTCGCTTTGTAATTCGCTACCAATTGAAAAATTATCTTGATTCAGATTACTTCTATTTGGCGCAAGGCTGTCATTGGCAGTTTCCAAATAGTTCAGGTTATTACTCATGTTTATTAAGCTCACACTTGCTTTCTGATACGGATTGATTTCATACATAAACTTCGTTGTGAAATCATAGAAATAGAATTCGCTCTCACTATTTACTTCGGTATCTTGAAATGCCTTTTCTGAGAAGGTAGTATACGTGGGCGTGTTTAAAAAATCGGTATATGATCTACGCGCAGATACTTGTAATGCCATGTTATTTTGAATAGGAATTTCGCCAAAAACATCGCCAGAGATTAAATTGAATCCGCTGCCGCCATTAAAATTTAGGGGTAATTCTTCGGAGGTACGCATACTCAATGTACCACTAACGCCACCACTATACATGGCAGATGTGCCGTTTTTTATGATGGTTACTTTTTCTGTTACATACGGATTGAATGCAGATATTAATCCGAAGAAATGTCCGGTTTGGTACATTTTAATTCCGTCCCATAGAATAAGATTTTGGTCATTTGTACCACCTCGTATATTGATGTCAGATACCGTTTCATCAACACTCTTAATTCCCGGTAAAGCCTGTACGGTCTGTAAAATATCTGGTTCGCTTACTCCTGGTAGAATTCCGAATTTCGAGGGACTCAATTCAAAACCTGCGTTGTTAAGTTTATATAATCCTGTGGTAAGAAACTGCGTTACAATTACTTCATCTAACTCTTGGTAGCTGAGTGCCATGGCAATAGTTTTGCACTCGTTGGTTTTTAAAAGGACTTTTGCTTCAATAAAAATGGGCCTATACCCAAGGTGTTTTATGTATACTAATGAATTTATAGGGACATTTTCAAAATTGAAAGAACCGTTTTCATCTGTAACTCCAGAGAGGTTAGATTCGTAAATTTCAACAGTAGCACCGGGTATATTGTTTTCTTCAAAGTTATCAAGCACATAACCACAGATAGAGATAGTGGTGGTTTTGGTTAGGGTGTAGTAACGATCATTTAATTTGTTGATGGTAATACCTGTAATATCGCCTAGTTCATTCAGAATATCGTTTAGAACATTGGATGTTGGTTTTGTGATGTATACAGTATCGACATCAGTATCAGCATAAGAGAATTTAACATCAAACTTAGATTCTAGTTCTGATAAAAAATCGCGTAGTGCTACACTATCTTTAGTTTCAGTTTGGGCATAGCTCGCCCCACTGAAAATCAGTAAGAAAAATAAGGTGATAAGAGTATTAAGGTGCTTCTTCAGCATAGAACAGCACTTTGTTCCCATCTAAGTTAAACTTAATTTGTAAAGGAACGCTTATGCTTTTAAGGGCAAGGTCTAAATTTTCATTGCTAAAAGACCCAGTAAAAAGCTGTGCGGTGTCAATATCCTTTGCAGTAATCTCAACATTGAATTGTCGTTGCAATTCATCCAAAACATAATGTAGTGGAATACTTGTAAAAGAACTTTCGTTTGACAACCAAGAAGGTTTGCTATCTACGATAGCTTTGGACATGGTGCTTTTTCCATTTATTGCAAGCAAAGAATTACCTGCAGGTAATTTGGTTTCTTTACCGTTGATGGTAACACTTACCAAGCCTTCAAAACAGGTAACTTCAAAATAGTCTTCCCTTGTTTCTACATTAAACTGAGTTCCTAATACGGTAACCAATCCTTCAGCCGTTTCTACAGTGAATTTTTTTCCTTTTGCTACTTTGAAATAAGCTTCTCCTTTAAGATCTACATTTCTATTGGA
The genomic region above belongs to Maribacter hydrothermalis and contains:
- the argS gene encoding arginine--tRNA ligase, which encodes MNIQEVLSDKVKEAVNSIFDKELPNVEFQPTRKDFEGDITIVVFPMLRVVKGNPVQIGEQIGAYLQEHVDAVAGFNVIKGFLNIAINDGFYLDFFNSITATENYGYVKESTDAVMVEYSSPNTNKPLHLGHIRNNLLGYSVAKILKASGKKVYKTQIINDRGIHICKSMVAWQKFGNGETPESTGLKGDKLVGNYYVAFDKAYKEEITELVASGKEQKVAEKEAPILLEAQEMLLKWESGDEETVALWKTMNDWVYQGFEVTYKNLGVDFDTLYYESDTYLLGKDVVAEGLKKGVFFKKEDGSVWIDLTDDGLDEKIVLRSDGTAVYMTQDIGTAIQRVKDHPDVNGMVYTVGNEQDYHFKVLFLILQKLGFSWSKKLHHLSYGMVDLPSGKMKSREGTVVDADDLMADMTQTAANISKELGKLEDYDEKEKQALYQMIGLGALKYYILKVDPKKRILFDPEESVDFQGNTGPFIQYTYARIQSILRKAESMGIDISKDAKVTELHAKEKELIKQLQLFPETIQLAADNYSPALIANYTYDLVKEFNSFYQQVSILGESDDEKKVLRVQLSKKVAEVIQDAFKLLGVEVPERM
- a CDS encoding TonB-dependent receptor, yielding MLKKHLNTLITLFFLLIFSGASYAQTETKDSVALRDFLSELESKFDVKFSYADTDVDTVYITKPTSNVLNDILNELGDITGITINKLNDRYYTLTKTTTISICGYVLDNFEENNIPGATVEIYESNLSGVTDENGSFNFENVPINSLVYIKHLGYRPIFIEAKVLLKTNECKTIAMALSYQELDEVIVTQFLTTGLYKLNNAGFELSPSKFGILPGVSEPDILQTVQALPGIKSVDETVSDINIRGGTNDQNLILWDGIKMYQTGHFFGLISAFNPYVTEKVTIIKNGTSAMYSGGVSGTLSMRTSEELPLNFNGGSGFNLISGDVFGEIPIQNNMALQVSARRSYTDFLNTPTYTTFSEKAFQDTEVNSESEFYFYDFTTKFMYEINPYQKASVSLINMSNNLNYLETANDSLAPNRSNLNQDNFSIGSELQSEWTDYFSSQLSFYYTQYDLDALSISNNDAQQLEQNNLVKESNIKLTTNYKLRENLVWMNGYEFTETGIENTTNVNQPPFTSNIKGVIRKHGLFSEIAYSSEDEKLNGFIGGRVNYIENLDTFQEYIFEPRINISYELLSNFKVEVLGEYKSQVTNQIIDLEQNFLGIEKRRWILSDGDALPITKSKQGSFGFNFDTNRLYVGIDAFYKEVNGINVYTQGFQNQNQFDGEIGSYAVKGAEFLINTKNNDYSAWLSYTFNKNDYTFDVLEPSTFPNNLDVRHAITLAGNYTLGDLKIGMGINYKSGKPFTRPDENEPINETVFPTEINYEDPNSSRLPEYFRADASANYTLKMGDTMNAIFGVSVLNFTNRRNTLNTYYRLQNDNTIETIERLSLGITPNASVRINF
- a CDS encoding FecR family protein, whose amino-acid sequence is MQDNYLAKWLNDELTEAELAEFKKSEAYETYRKIKESAAQLESPEFDMDKAWESIEQTKTVDDPKVFILSPFKKFLRVAAVVAVLLTASFFYLNTLKESYTTEYAENKSITLPDTSEVILNAESELTFNEKKWDSNRNVDLKGEAYFKVAKGKKFTVETAEGLVTVLGTQFNVETREDYFEVTCFEGLVSVTINGKETKLPAGNSLLAINGKSTMSKAIVDSKPSWLSNESSFTSIPLHYVLDELQRQFNVEITAKDIDTAQLFTGSFSNENLDLALKSISVPLQIKFNLDGNKVLFYAEEAP